The Pseudomonadota bacterium genome includes a region encoding these proteins:
- the xerC gene encoding site-specific tyrosine recombinase XerC: protein MEAGQIQARRRDERGQPGDEIQWLASQALGLSLHTVTVRERMLKRFIFWCDERGLDRVQDITRPILERYRRYLYHYRKPDGEPIRFATQQQRLVPVKAFFKWLTKENHLLYNPASEMELPRVHRRLPQHVLTHAEVERICAQTLLHGELGIRDRAIIETFYSTGIRRAELAVLKLYDVDTQNGTLMVREGKGKKDRMVPLGKRACDWIERYTREIRPGLVVEPDAGWLFLHEFGEPFSHNRLTDRVKKYIDSAGIGKPGACHIFRHTMATLMLDNGADIRHIQAILGHSQLSTTEIYTQVSIRKLKAVHALTHPADRRPDTAGDWGEAE, encoded by the coding sequence GTGGAAGCGGGCCAGATTCAGGCGCGGCGGCGGGACGAGCGCGGCCAGCCGGGCGATGAAATCCAGTGGCTCGCATCACAGGCGCTGGGCCTGAGTCTGCACACCGTGACGGTTCGCGAGCGCATGCTCAAGCGCTTCATCTTCTGGTGCGATGAGCGCGGGCTTGATCGGGTGCAGGACATCACCCGGCCGATCCTGGAGCGGTATCGACGCTACCTGTACCACTACCGAAAACCCGACGGCGAGCCGATCCGCTTTGCCACCCAGCAGCAGCGCCTGGTGCCCGTGAAAGCCTTCTTCAAATGGCTGACGAAAGAAAACCACCTGCTCTACAACCCGGCCAGCGAGATGGAACTGCCCCGGGTCCACCGGCGTCTGCCCCAGCATGTGCTGACCCACGCCGAAGTCGAGCGCATCTGCGCCCAGACCCTGCTGCACGGGGAGTTGGGCATCCGCGACCGGGCCATCATCGAGACCTTCTACTCGACCGGCATCCGCCGGGCCGAGCTGGCTGTCCTCAAGCTCTATGATGTCGACACCCAGAACGGCACCCTGATGGTGCGCGAGGGCAAGGGCAAAAAGGACCGCATGGTGCCCTTGGGGAAGCGCGCCTGCGACTGGATCGAGCGCTACACCCGCGAGATCCGGCCAGGGCTGGTGGTCGAGCCCGACGCCGGCTGGCTGTTCCTGCACGAGTTCGGCGAGCCGTTCAGCCACAACCGCCTGACCGACCGGGTCAAGAAATACATCGACTCGGCCGGCATCGGCAAGCCCGGCGCCTGTCACATCTTCCGCCACACCATGGCCACCCTGATGCTCGACAACGGCGCCGACATCCGCCACATCCAGGCCATTCTCGGCCACAGCCAGCTCTCGACCACCGAGATCTACACCCAGGTCTCGATCCGCAAGCTCAAGGCCGTCCACGCGCTGACCCATCCGGCCGACCGCCGACCGGACACGGCGGGCGATTGGGGAGAGGCCGAATGA
- a CDS encoding IS110 family transposase: protein MTQLGNERIVGVDVSKDRLDLYDWDSKCPDSMANDIDAIDRWLDRFNLPVRFAMEPTNQYHIALAERAHARGHAVYLVDPHRLSHYRCGVGQRVKADPQDAQLLARYLAREGDDLAPWKPLSQGQQRFWRLLRRRATVVRARIQLQQSLAGLEALNSEVDALLERFNTLIRKMERALLSEARRLGWERDLDHAQRLHSGAFCFVGKPPLRSRLRCQAIPGIGPLSALALTAIFHQGTYRNADAFIAFMGMDVRVRQSGRWKGKSKLTKKGDPEVRRLLFNAAMQARRNPLWEPYYLALRERGFSTTAAFVALGRKLARVAFALLQKNADFDPKLHTAG, encoded by the coding sequence ATGACACAGCTCGGCAACGAACGCATCGTCGGGGTCGATGTTTCCAAAGATCGCCTCGACCTTTATGACTGGGACTCGAAGTGTCCTGATTCCATGGCCAACGACATCGATGCAATTGATCGTTGGTTGGACCGTTTCAACCTGCCGGTTCGCTTTGCGATGGAACCGACCAATCAGTATCACATCGCGCTGGCCGAGCGCGCCCATGCGCGTGGGCACGCGGTCTATCTTGTCGACCCGCACCGGCTTAGCCATTACCGCTGCGGTGTCGGGCAGCGGGTCAAGGCCGACCCCCAGGACGCTCAACTGCTGGCCCGCTACCTGGCGCGTGAAGGCGACGACCTGGCCCCCTGGAAGCCCCTGTCGCAGGGGCAGCAGCGTTTCTGGCGGCTTCTGAGACGACGCGCCACAGTGGTTCGCGCACGGATCCAGCTGCAGCAGTCCCTGGCCGGCCTGGAGGCGCTAAACAGCGAGGTCGATGCGCTGCTGGAGCGGTTCAACACACTGATCCGGAAGATGGAGCGGGCGCTGCTGTCGGAGGCGAGAAGGCTCGGATGGGAGCGCGACCTGGACCACGCGCAACGGCTCCACTCCGGGGCTTTTTGCTTTGTGGGCAAACCGCCCCTGCGTTCCCGCCTGCGCTGCCAGGCGATCCCGGGTATCGGCCCGCTCAGCGCGCTGGCGCTGACCGCGATCTTCCATCAGGGCACCTACCGCAATGCCGATGCCTTCATTGCCTTCATGGGCATGGACGTCCGGGTCCGCCAGTCCGGGCGCTGGAAAGGGAAGAGCAAGTTGACCAAAAAGGGGGACCCGGAGGTCCGCAGGCTATTGTTCAACGCTGCCATGCAGGCGCGAAGAAACCCGCTCTGGGAGCCTTACTATCTGGCACTCAGAGAACGAGGCTTCAGCACCACGGCTGCCTTCGTAGCATTGGGCCGCAAGCTCGCCCGAGTGGCCTTCGCGCTGCTTCAGAAAAACGCCGATTTCGACCCAAAACTGCATACGGCAGGTTGA
- a CDS encoding sugar transferase — protein MTRVFDILFSLITIVALTPLWLIVIPCLRLSGEGEVFFRQERVGRGGEMFGLLKFATMLKDSPNLATGTVTVKDDPRVLPFGKFLRKTKLNELPQLINILKGDMSIIGPRPQTRRCFEAFPARSQRAIIKVRPGLSGVGFVVFRGEDQMMGDSANADELYDRVIMPYKGLLEEWFVANRSLRIYFLLIFITAWMVVFLPCRFA, from the coding sequence ATGACCAGAGTTTTTGACATTCTGTTTTCGCTGATCACGATTGTTGCGCTTACACCGCTGTGGTTGATCGTGATTCCTTGTCTCCGATTGAGCGGGGAGGGGGAGGTGTTTTTTCGGCAGGAACGGGTTGGGCGTGGCGGGGAGATGTTCGGCTTGTTGAAATTTGCGACGATGTTGAAGGATTCACCAAATCTTGCGACAGGGACTGTGACGGTGAAGGATGATCCCCGGGTTTTGCCGTTCGGAAAGTTTCTTCGCAAGACAAAGCTCAATGAGCTGCCACAGTTGATCAATATTCTCAAAGGCGACATGAGCATCATCGGACCTCGCCCGCAGACTCGGCGTTGCTTCGAGGCCTTTCCGGCGCGTTCGCAGCGGGCAATCATCAAGGTTCGGCCCGGCTTGTCCGGTGTTGGTTTCGTGGTGTTCCGGGGCGAGGATCAGATGATGGGCGACAGCGCGAACGCCGATGAGCTGTACGACCGCGTGATCATGCCTTACAAGGGGTTGCTGGAGGAGTGGTTTGTTGCCAACCGTAGTCTTCGGATCTATTTCTTGCTCATCTTCATCACGGCCTGGATGGTTGTGTTTCTACCCTGCCGTTTTGCTTGA
- a CDS encoding IS66 family transposase, whose product MSSAVNKASVADPSTADQIAALQAQLASQQATLEAREARIHQLEEIIRTFQRKTFAGTSEQASADQLGLFNEAEEIAASEPPEVAVKPHSRQRRGRPALPPELPREEVIHDLPEADKVCPHDGAVLERIGEETSEQLDIIPASVKVIRHVRLKYACPCCEGHVATATKPAQPLGKSMAAPGLLAYIATAKYVDALPLYRQIQQFARLGVELDRTTLANWMIRYGKLVQPLINRLTEQILDEPVIGMDETTVQVLDEPGKPARSNSYMWVMGAGPPGQRLRVYHYEASRSGDVPVARLEGFSGALMADGYSGYGAACRDHGITRLGCWAHARRKFFDAAKLQPKGKIGRPDQALALIGKLYRIEREAQALNPTERHRLRQDKSQPVIDQLNAWLTTTLPRVAPKTKLGEALQYLHNQWPALVRYLDDGRYPIDNNAIENAIRPFAIGRKNWLFSKSPAGARASANLHSLIETAKGHAIEPYAYLRQVFQELPLAETIDDIDALLPGNVKGGDL is encoded by the coding sequence ATGTCGTCGGCCGTCAACAAAGCCTCTGTTGCAGATCCCTCAACGGCCGATCAGATCGCCGCTCTCCAGGCGCAGCTGGCCAGCCAGCAGGCAACCCTCGAGGCGCGCGAAGCGCGCATTCATCAGCTCGAAGAGATCATCCGCACTTTCCAGCGCAAGACCTTTGCCGGCACCAGCGAGCAGGCCAGTGCAGATCAGCTGGGCCTGTTCAACGAAGCCGAGGAGATCGCGGCAAGCGAGCCCCCCGAGGTCGCTGTCAAGCCGCACTCTCGCCAGCGTCGGGGCCGGCCGGCCCTGCCGCCGGAGCTGCCGCGCGAGGAAGTCATTCACGACCTGCCCGAGGCCGACAAGGTCTGTCCGCACGATGGTGCGGTTCTGGAGCGCATCGGCGAGGAGACCTCCGAGCAGCTCGATATCATTCCGGCGAGCGTCAAGGTCATCCGCCACGTCCGGCTGAAGTACGCCTGCCCCTGCTGCGAAGGGCATGTGGCCACCGCCACCAAGCCCGCCCAGCCGCTGGGCAAGTCGATGGCCGCACCGGGCCTGCTGGCCTACATCGCCACGGCCAAGTACGTCGACGCCCTGCCGCTGTACCGACAGATTCAGCAGTTCGCGCGGCTGGGCGTCGAGCTCGACCGCACCACCCTGGCCAACTGGATGATCCGCTACGGCAAGCTGGTCCAGCCCCTGATCAATCGTCTGACCGAGCAGATCCTTGATGAGCCGGTCATCGGCATGGACGAGACCACCGTCCAGGTCCTCGACGAACCCGGCAAGCCGGCACGAAGCAACAGCTACATGTGGGTCATGGGTGCCGGCCCGCCGGGGCAGCGGCTGCGGGTCTATCACTACGAGGCCAGTCGTTCCGGCGATGTGCCCGTGGCGCGCCTGGAAGGCTTCTCCGGTGCCCTGATGGCCGACGGCTATTCCGGCTATGGCGCGGCCTGTCGGGACCATGGCATCACCCGCCTGGGCTGCTGGGCCCATGCCCGGCGCAAGTTCTTCGATGCCGCCAAGCTCCAGCCAAAGGGCAAGATCGGACGCCCGGATCAGGCCCTGGCGCTGATCGGCAAGCTCTACCGGATCGAGCGCGAAGCCCAGGCGCTGAACCCGACCGAGCGCCACCGCTTGCGCCAGGACAAGTCACAGCCCGTCATCGACCAGCTGAACGCCTGGTTGACCACGACACTGCCGCGTGTCGCCCCAAAGACCAAGCTGGGCGAAGCGCTTCAGTACCTGCACAACCAATGGCCAGCGCTGGTGCGCTACCTCGACGATGGCCGCTACCCGATCGACAACAACGCCATCGAAAACGCCATCCGGCCGTTCGCCATCGGCCGCAAGAACTGGCTGTTCTCCAAGTCACCAGCAGGCGCTCGCGCCAGCGCCAACCTCCACAGCCTGATCGAAACCGCCAAGGGCCACGCCATCGAGCCCTATGCCTACCTGCGTCAGGTTTTTCAAGAGCTGCCACTGGCCGAAACCATCGACGATATTGACGCATTACTGCCGGGCAACGTCAAGGGTGGGGATTTGTAG
- the tnpB gene encoding IS66 family insertion sequence element accessory protein TnpB: protein MRLFRDLPKVYLHRDVVDFRKSIDGLAAIVEQQMALDPFADALYVFCNRHRDRLKVLYWDQTGFCLWYKRLEKAKFQWPRKHADGVIRWGEREFNWLLEGFDVMRMQGHQQLHFSATNSLIGGASCY, encoded by the coding sequence ATGCGTCTGTTTCGTGACCTGCCCAAGGTTTACCTGCACCGCGACGTGGTGGACTTTCGCAAGTCCATTGACGGCCTGGCGGCCATCGTCGAGCAGCAGATGGCCCTGGATCCGTTCGCCGATGCGCTGTACGTGTTCTGCAACCGCCACCGCGACCGGCTCAAGGTGCTCTACTGGGACCAGACCGGCTTTTGCCTCTGGTACAAGCGCCTGGAGAAGGCGAAGTTCCAGTGGCCGCGCAAGCATGCCGACGGCGTGATCCGCTGGGGCGAGCGTGAGTTCAACTGGCTGCTCGAGGGTTTTGATGTGATGCGCATGCAGGGCCATCAACAACTGCACTTTTCGGCCACTAATTCGTTGATTGGTGGTGCTTCATGCTATTGA
- a CDS encoding helix-turn-helix transcriptional regulator: protein MSDELGNRIRVFRAEHRLSQAELAEAIGVSRKTISTIEVGRFVPSTVIALKIARYFEVPLEDVFFLNDAS from the coding sequence ATGAGTGACGAACTGGGCAACAGGATCCGGGTTTTCCGCGCCGAACACAGGCTCAGCCAGGCCGAGCTGGCCGAAGCGATCGGTGTATCCCGCAAGACCATCAGCACCATCGAGGTGGGACGGTTCGTGCCGTCGACCGTTATTGCGCTGAAAATTGCGCGCTACTTCGAGGTGCCGCTGGAAGACGTGTTCTTTCTCAACGACGCAAGCTGA